One segment of Rhipicephalus sanguineus isolate Rsan-2018 chromosome 6, BIME_Rsan_1.4, whole genome shotgun sequence DNA contains the following:
- the LOC125759055 gene encoding uncharacterized protein LOC125759055, whose translation MATSYLLIGPAPFIQVEPSFALVCTSQALRGVGAGFIIICAYSNAMRVAIEDVGHPDDVRTRSFISSTFSFFASVTTIPLAPLSGFLVSTFGYRAASMWMFGLLSVWAFLTGSVWLVHGWRKDGKAIPPSAVDRQPYNQVHGRCTYPIIDSSQPLI comes from the exons ATGGCAACCTCCTACCTCCTTATCGGACCAGCACCCTTCATACAAGTGGAACC GAGCTTCGCTCTCGTATGCACGTCACAAGCTCTGAGAGGAGTTGGCGCTGGCTTCATCATCATCTGCGCCTACAGCAATGCCATGCGCGTCGCTAT cgAGGACGTCGGGCACCCTGATGACGTGAGAACGAGGAGCTTCATCTCCAGCACCTTTTCATTCTTTGCCAGCGTAAC AACTATTCCCCTAGCACCGCTTTCTGGTTTTCTGGTGTCAACATTTGGCTACAGGGCCGCCTCCATGTGGATGTTCGGTCTCCTCTCTGTATGG GCTTTCCTAACTGGATCCGTCTGGCTTGTCCATGGATGGCGGAAAGACGGGAAGGCGATTCCACCATCGGCTGTTGACAGGCAGCCATATAACCAAGTGCACGGACGTTGTACCTATCCAATCATCGACTCGTCTCAACCGCTAATTTAA